A segment of the Flavobacteriales bacterium genome:
AAACACGTCCTGAGGCTACTTTTACATCGAAAACCATGCATTTTGTATCGTCGCCAAGAATGGAATCCATTTCTTCGTCCTCACGATAAATAAACTCGGTTACAAAAACTTCGTTATTTAAATAGATAGGAACCTCTATACTGGCTCCCATTTCTAAATTCTGTAGGTTTTGCTTTCGCAAATAGTAGAAAAACGAAACTAAATCTTGGGTATTCGTTGGGCAGTCAATAGTATCTGTTTTAGAAGTTGCTTTTCCTCCTCCAAATGTGGTTTGTTGCACTCTTTCGTAGCTTCCTTCTTTTACATCCCGCTTAAATATTTGCGGGGTGATATCCTTTGAAGTATAAGAATCATAATAATCTCTTACTTTAAAAAAATTATCAAAAAAACTGGTGCTCCAGCCCTTTGCTCTAAAATGGTAGCTATTTTCTTTTTCGTAGGTTACTAATTGTCCATAACCCGCTTTAATAAAACCATATTTTACCTTAAAACGCATCGTTTCACCATTGGAAAAAGGAATAGAATCCTTTTCTATAGCGAATCCATTTAGGCTGAAAAAACTAATAAATGTCAGTAGGGAGATAAATTTTTTCATATTAAGGTAAATTATGGTTTCAGGTAATTTAAAACAATTTTTGTACCAAAAGGGCTTGTTCTTTTAAGGATATTTTAAATAACCACTTCCTAATCAAGACAGAAAGCACTTTCCTTTTTCATTTTTTTGTATATTTACCTATATCATTACAATCAATAATTATTATGAAAAATATTATTATTTTCTGTGCTTTTTTCACATTTATTCAAATGGGATTCTCTCAAAAACTAGAAATTAAAAATGGAGGAGTTTATACAGAAACGGGTCAAAAACTGTCTCACAAAGAAATAAAACAGAAATTAGCCGTTTATCCTGAGGCATTAAAAAATTACAGGAGATCTAGAACCAAGGCTGTTACGGCAATTTTTTCATCTGGACTGGGTGGTGCTTGTTTTGGAATCAATATTGCACAACTTATTAAGGGTCATCAAATTACTTGGCAGGCTTCGGCAGTTGGAGCTTGGTTTATTGGTGGAGCTTTAGTTTTGGCAGGAGGTGCAAATAGAAAGGCTCGAAAAGCCATTGATCTTTACAACAGTAATCAAACGGCTTATATTCCGCCTCAAAATCAGCGTGAATTAAAACTCCATATCACTGGAAATGGTGTTGGTTTAGCTTTTCATTTTTAAGGTTTTATTGGGTTCTCGATACAATTTTTGACTCCATTGCATTCCATCAAAAACCACTCGAACTGACATACTCGATACAGTTTTATATTCCTGTCAGTTCGAGTGATTTCTTTGGAGAGAAGCGGAAAAGAAATTGTATCGAGAACTCACTGCATTCCATCAAAAACCACTTGAACCGACATACTCAATACAATTTTATATTCCTGTCAGTTCGAGTGATTTCTTTGGAGAGAAACGGAAAAGAAATTGTATCGAGAACTCTTTGCATTCCATAAAAAACCACTTGAACCGACATACTCAATTCAATTTTATATTCCTGTCAGTTCGAGTGATTTCTTTGGAGAGAAACGGAAAAGAAATTGTATCGAGAACTCTCTGCACTTCATCAAAAACTACTTGAACCGATATAGTCAATACAATTTTATATTCCTGTCAGTTCGAGTGATTTCTTTGGAGAGAAACGGAAAAGAAATTGTATCGAGAACTCTCTGCATTTCATCAAAAACCTCTCAAACTGACATAGTCAATACAATTTAATATTCCTGTCAGTTCGAGTGATTTCTTTGGAGAGAAACGGAAAAGAAATTGTATCGAGAACTCTCTGCACTTCATCAAAAACTACTTGAACTGACATGCTCAATACAATTCTAATTTGCTCTTACAGTCAGAACTTTTAATAAACGATCGTAAGAGAGTACTTGACTATTTGATCGATGATAAAAATAGATTCTATACTGGTTACTTGCCTCAGAGAAATTCCCTTCCACGAGGTCAAAAGTTGCTTTTGCATTGGCAATATGCGGTACAAAGATATAAGCATAGTTATAATACCCTTGTTTTAATTGCATTTTCAAGCGATAGGCATTTTCGTCGGGATGATAAATCATTTTCGATTTTTCGTCTAAATTCCAATCATTTAAAGCTCCTAAAACATAGAGATCTCCTTCTAGTTTACCATATTTAGATTCATAGGTAAAATGGACATTTGCATATTCTGCTTCCAGTTCAGAGTTCGTACTATTAAAACGGTTTATGAGATAACCACCATTAATATCTACGGCATTTCTAAAATAACCTTTGTTATTGTTCTCTCCAAGTCTGACTTTTACCTGTGCTTGGTCTTCTGTACCAGTTCTACGTATAGACTCCACCCCTAATCCAAAAGATAGGAGAGAAGTCATTTCAAAAGTTCTATATTCTGCTCCTGCTTCAAAAATATTGGTGTTTAATGCATCAAAAATCAAGCTTTCATTGCGTATATGCCCTATTCTTGGATTAAAAATAGCATTATCCCATCGTCCATTTTGTTGAATCACTACTCGTATTTCTTCGGGCATTATATAGTGTGGGATATCTTCTGTAGAAATCTCTGCTACTACTTCGTGGTGGGTGGTTCTATACTGAGGACTTCTTGCAATATTTGCCTGCGCATTTGCTCCAATACTCAGTTCATCTTGCACAGCAAACCGCTTGGTCAAAAGCACTCTTTCTTCATCTTCTTCAAATACTACAAGCAGATAATTTCCAGAAACTTTGGGTTTCATCATTTCATTGGGAAAAAAGAGCTCATACCGCACATAGTTTTGGGCAACTCCTTGAGAGAAATCGTAGTCTCTTATTTCAGCTTGACTAAAACCTTCTATATAATCTAATGGATCTATTTCACTCAATTTCCAATCATATGTACAATGTAGGATTTGGTAATGGTATTGTTGATCTTCGCCAAACTCATCAAAAGTTAAGCGAATTCTGTTTTTTGAACCTAAAGAAACCACAGGAAGCAAATTCAAATTTGGATCTGCAATGGTGGTAATACTCTTTATCGTCTGGGCTTGTAGTCCAGAATATTCTGCGGTAATTCTAGCGGTTTTTATAGCTTCATCATAGACTTTATTCTCAGCTTTTATTCCTTCCAAAAATTCGGGAATTTGAGCCTTTATTCCAAAAGGAATGAACAATAAAGAATATAAAAACAGATATTTAATCAACAATTTTTCCATATAAATCATAAGGTTCTGCCGAGGTGATTTCTACACGAGCAAAATCACCAATTCGGATATGGTTTTCTTCACTTACTGGAACCAAAACTTCATTATCCACCTCTGGTGAGTCATATTCTGTTCTTCCGATAAAGAAACCATCTTCTACACGATCAAACAATACTTCAAAAACTTTGCCTACTTTTTTGATATTATTTGAATGAGAAATCCCAGCTTGCAGTTCCATAACGGCATTTGCTCGTTTTTGTTTTATTTCTTGTGGAACATCATCTTCAAAGTTAAAAGCATGGGTGTTTTCTTCATGAGAATAAGTAAATGCTCCCAATCTTTCAAATTGCATTTCTTCTACCCAATCCATCATTTCTTGGAAATCTTCTTCGGTTTCCCCTGGATATCCTACAATAAGTGTGGTACGGATGGCTATATCTGGTATTATTGCACGAATGTCATGAATAAGTTTCGTGGTTTTTTCTCTAGTAATTCCTCGTCTCATAGCTTTTAAAACACTTGTAGAGCCATGTTGAAGAGGCATATCGAGGTAATTACATATATTTTTATGC
Coding sequences within it:
- a CDS encoding DUF3108 domain-containing protein; its protein translation is MKKFISLLTFISFFSLNGFAIEKDSIPFSNGETMRFKVKYGFIKAGYGQLVTYEKENSYHFRAKGWSTSFFDNFFKVRDYYDSYTSKDITPQIFKRDVKEGSYERVQQTTFGGGKATSKTDTIDCPTNTQDLVSFFYYLRKQNLQNLEMGASIEVPIYLNNEVFVTEFIYREDEEMDSILGDDTKCMVFDVKVASGRVFGDGEPLKVWITKDHQKVPVKLKTELAVGSIKMVLDTYKSGV
- a CDS encoding DUF5103 domain-containing protein, coding for MEKLLIKYLFLYSLLFIPFGIKAQIPEFLEGIKAENKVYDEAIKTARITAEYSGLQAQTIKSITTIADPNLNLLPVVSLGSKNRIRLTFDEFGEDQQYHYQILHCTYDWKLSEIDPLDYIEGFSQAEIRDYDFSQGVAQNYVRYELFFPNEMMKPKVSGNYLLVVFEEDEERVLLTKRFAVQDELSIGANAQANIARSPQYRTTHHEVVAEISTEDIPHYIMPEEIRVVIQQNGRWDNAIFNPRIGHIRNESLIFDALNTNIFEAGAEYRTFEMTSLLSFGLGVESIRRTGTEDQAQVKVRLGENNNKGYFRNAVDINGGYLINRFNSTNSELEAEYANVHFTYESKYGKLEGDLYVLGALNDWNLDEKSKMIYHPDENAYRLKMQLKQGYYNYAYIFVPHIANAKATFDLVEGNFSEASNQYRIYFYHRSNSQVLSYDRLLKVLTVRAN